One part of the Anopheles coustani chromosome 2, idAnoCousDA_361_x.2, whole genome shotgun sequence genome encodes these proteins:
- the LOC131262065 gene encoding V-type proton ATPase subunit D 1, giving the protein MSSKDRIPIFPSRGAQMQMKARLAGAHKGHGLLKKKADALQMRFRMILSKIIETKTLMGEVMKEAAFSLAEAKFASGDFNQVVLQNVTKAQIKIRTKKDNVAGVTLPVFESYQDGSDTYELTGLAKGGQQLQKLKKNYQSAVKLLVELASLQTSFVTLDEVIKITNRRVNAIEHVIIPRIDRTLAYIISELDELEREEFYRLKKIQDKKRIAKKKAEEKRAALLQQGIDVRSQANILDEGDDDILF; this is encoded by the exons ATGTCGTCCAAAGATCGTATTCCGATCTTCCCGTCTCGCGG AGCTCAAATGCAGATGAAGGCCCGCCTTGCTGGAGCCCACAAGGGCCATGGATTGCTGAAAAAGAAGGCCGATGCATTGCAAATGCGATTCCGTATGATTCTCAGTAAGATCATTGAG ACGAAAACGCTCATGGGAGAAGTGATGAAAGAAGCGGCTTTCTCGTTGGCGGAGGCGAAGTTTGCTTCGGGTGATTTTAATCaggttgttttgcaaaacgtCACCAAAGCCCAAATCAAAATCCGCACCAAGAAGGACAACGTAGCTGGCGTAACGCTGCCAGTCTTTGAATCGTATCAAGACGGTTCGGATACGTATGAGCTGACCGGATTGGCGAAGGGTGGACAGCAGCTTCAGaagctgaagaaaaattaCCAGAGCGCGGTAAAACTGCTGGTTGAGCTTGCATCGCTCCAGACGTCGTTTGTGACATTGGATGAAGTTATTAAGATCACCAACCGTCGAGTTAACGCCATTGAGCATG TAATCATTCCTAGAATTGATCGCACTCTTGCATACATCATTTCCGAGCTCGATGAATTGGAGCGTGAAGAATTCTACCGTCTGAAGAAGATTCAG GACAAGAAACGCATCGCCaagaagaaggcagaagagaAAAGAGCAGCATTGCTGCAACAAGGTATTGACGTACGTAGCCAGGCAAATATTCTTGATGAGGGCGATGATGATATCCTCTTCTAA
- the LOC131262702 gene encoding armadillo-like helical domain-containing protein 3 isoform X2, translated as MASRKRSGSGSKRPKEKVVHIYELLCRGEDPKRQSAQFWEEFFLLQPNTEMLESELLKQTAEQYLNAKDNILQLFTECINMLSSGSPKRIHNALQTISVFIHVFFRKQSMVGTVGTGSDGATKDDMRKLLKYLNAIMVCDDATDSPTDICLKILLIIATGMDNVNDNRLIEFIIGQNLFEAFKKILSDSALRNLHGHDVVTLLTILVNYRKHDGSNPYVVELSLLAEELALNGYGQVISCVLTMFCKQHLLTLTELSSSSSWFSSLSSIVGNMFISDELCCRSQQIRANNSLLLALYEAIHLNRNFITTLAHTQADSTPPSPCNTLNINDGTPDLSSAAILDASHYSTNLFVSLFQYCSIVMQDHKSELSAINLKLCLLILTCIAEDQYANSMMHDTNLTFKVSLHRAHMRHRKLTSEKVAKPQPLATTLLDLLVEFIVTHLLKKFPIELYLLCIGIIHRIIVYQKRCRVRLAYHWKELWTAMISLLKFLIYQEQNLIKRCNIFELALQVINIFNLFITYGDTFLATTNSYDELYYELNREEKVFSELHAMVLRYASMQDCDHKEDAIRLLNALSNILAIIKHFQIKIKEWLASQSLSTPTEQQILEQIQKNYDLTLKLQDSLDQYERYSERPKHVLFFANLVKEVMVDTRKTVYYLVKQMNKSNALESTSLNTTSGTHVERSVLLDGAEADDMNTTM; from the exons ATGGCCTCCCGTAAACGATCCGGATCCGGGTCGAAGCGACCGAAGGAAAAAGTTGTGCATATCTACGAGTTGCTCTGCCGTGGCGAAGACCCCAAGCGGCAGAGTGCCCAGTTTTGGGAGGAGTTTTTCCTACTGCAACCAAATACGGAAATGTTGGAATCGGAACTGCTTAAACAGACCGCAGAGCAGTACCTCAATGCAAAGGACAACATATTGCAGTTATTTACCGAGTGCATCAATATGCTTTCCTCCGGCAGTCCAAAACGTATCCACAACGCACTGCAAACTATCAGTGTATTCATACACGTATTTTTCCGCAAGCAATCGATGGTTGGCACAGTTGGCACGGGTAGTGATGGTGCCACTA AGGACGACATGAGGAAGTTGCTGAAATATTTGAATGCAATAATGGTATGCGACGATGCCACCGACAGTCCTACGGACATTTGCTTGAAGATTCTGCTAATCATTGCTACTGGCATGGACAACGTTAACGATAATCGCCTAATAGAATTTATCATAGGACAAAACCTGTTTGAGGCTTTTAAGAAAATCCTCAGTGATTCGGCGTTGCGGAATTTACATGGACACGATGTGGTGACACTTCTCACCATTCTGGTAAACTACCGAAAACACGATGGTAGCAATCCGTACGTCGTGGAACTCTCGTTGCTAGCAGAAGAACTTGCATTAAATGG TTATGGTCAAGTTATATCATGTGTGTTGACAATGTTCTGCAAGCAGCACCTGTTGACTCTCACCGAACTTTCCTCATCTTCCTCATGGTTCTCTTCACTTTCGAGTATCGTTGGAAATATGTTCATTTCCGATGAATTGTGTTGTCGCAGTCAACAAATTAG GGCAAACAATTCTCTACTCCTTGCCTTGTACGAAGCAATACACTTGAATAGAAACTTCATTACCACCTTAGCCCACACTCAAGCTGACTCAACGCCACCTTCTCCATGCAATACGCTTAACATCAACGACGGTACACCGGATCTGTCCTCGGCTGCAATTCTAGATGCATCGCACTATTCAACGAACTTattcgtttccctttttcaatATTG tTCTATTGTTATGCAAGATCATAAGAGTGAACTCAGCGCAATCAATCTAAAGCTTTGCCTGTTGATTCTCACATGTATCGCCGAAGATCAGTACGCAAACTCGATGATGCACGATACTAATTTGACCTTTAAAGTTTCTTTACACCGAGCCCATATGAGACATCGAAAACTGACATCGGAAAAAGTGGCAAAACCGCAGCCGCTAGCCACAACGTTGCTTG ATCTTCTGGTGGAGTTCATTGTAACTCATCTGCTTAAAAAATTTCCCATAGAACTATACCTGCTATGCATCGGTATAATACATCGGATTATCGTTTACCAAAAGCGCTGCAGAGTGAGACTTGCATACCATTGGAAGGAATTATGGACGGCAATGATAAGCCTGCTGAAGTTTCTTATTTATCAGGAGCAAAATCTTATCAAACGATGCAATATTTTCGAGCTAGCCCTCCAG gtaataaacatatttaatcTTTTCATCACCTATGGGGACACATTTTTGGCCACAACTAACAGCTACGACGAACTGTACTACGAGTTGAATCGCGAAGAAAAAGTGTTCAGTGAATTGCATGCCATGGTGCTGCGGTATGCTTCGATGCAAGACTGCGACCACAAGGAAGATGCAATACGACTCCTGAATGCTCTGTCCAATATTTTGGCCATAATAAAGCATTTCCAGATAAAAATCAAAGAGTGGCTTGCTAGCCAGAGCCTTTCAACGCCAACGGAGCAACAAATTCTCGAGCAGATACAGAAAAATTACGATCTTACGCTTAAACTCCAGGACAGTCTCGACCAGTACGAGCGATACAGCGAGCGACCAAAGCATGTCCTTTTCTTTGCCAATTTAGTGAAGGAAGTCATGGTTGATACGAGGAAAACAGTCTACTATCTTGTGAAGCAAATGAACAAAAGCAATGCACTGGAGAGTACCAGCTTAAACACTACTTCCGGGACCCACGTGGAGAGGTCAGTTCTGCTGGACGGTGCGGAAGCGGACGATATGAACACAACAATGTGA
- the LOC131262702 gene encoding armadillo-like helical domain-containing protein 3 isoform X1 has translation MASRKRSGSGSKRPKEKVVHIYELLCRGEDPKRQSAQFWEEFFLLQPNTEMLESELLKQTAEQYLNAKDNILQLFTECINMLSSGSPKRIHNALQTISVFIHVFFRKQSMVGTVGTGSDGATSGLVASAGSSAMFITVNDIEDDMRKLLKYLNAIMVCDDATDSPTDICLKILLIIATGMDNVNDNRLIEFIIGQNLFEAFKKILSDSALRNLHGHDVVTLLTILVNYRKHDGSNPYVVELSLLAEELALNGYGQVISCVLTMFCKQHLLTLTELSSSSSWFSSLSSIVGNMFISDELCCRSQQIRANNSLLLALYEAIHLNRNFITTLAHTQADSTPPSPCNTLNINDGTPDLSSAAILDASHYSTNLFVSLFQYCSIVMQDHKSELSAINLKLCLLILTCIAEDQYANSMMHDTNLTFKVSLHRAHMRHRKLTSEKVAKPQPLATTLLDLLVEFIVTHLLKKFPIELYLLCIGIIHRIIVYQKRCRVRLAYHWKELWTAMISLLKFLIYQEQNLIKRCNIFELALQVINIFNLFITYGDTFLATTNSYDELYYELNREEKVFSELHAMVLRYASMQDCDHKEDAIRLLNALSNILAIIKHFQIKIKEWLASQSLSTPTEQQILEQIQKNYDLTLKLQDSLDQYERYSERPKHVLFFANLVKEVMVDTRKTVYYLVKQMNKSNALESTSLNTTSGTHVERSVLLDGAEADDMNTTM, from the exons ATGGCCTCCCGTAAACGATCCGGATCCGGGTCGAAGCGACCGAAGGAAAAAGTTGTGCATATCTACGAGTTGCTCTGCCGTGGCGAAGACCCCAAGCGGCAGAGTGCCCAGTTTTGGGAGGAGTTTTTCCTACTGCAACCAAATACGGAAATGTTGGAATCGGAACTGCTTAAACAGACCGCAGAGCAGTACCTCAATGCAAAGGACAACATATTGCAGTTATTTACCGAGTGCATCAATATGCTTTCCTCCGGCAGTCCAAAACGTATCCACAACGCACTGCAAACTATCAGTGTATTCATACACGTATTTTTCCGCAAGCAATCGATGGTTGGCACAGTTGGCACGGGTAGTGATGGTGCCACTAGTGGGTTGGTCGCTAGTGCCGGGTCGTCTGCTATGTTTATCACCGTCAACGACATAGAGGACGACATGAGGAAGTTGCTGAAATATTTGAATGCAATAATGGTATGCGACGATGCCACCGACAGTCCTACGGACATTTGCTTGAAGATTCTGCTAATCATTGCTACTGGCATGGACAACGTTAACGATAATCGCCTAATAGAATTTATCATAGGACAAAACCTGTTTGAGGCTTTTAAGAAAATCCTCAGTGATTCGGCGTTGCGGAATTTACATGGACACGATGTGGTGACACTTCTCACCATTCTGGTAAACTACCGAAAACACGATGGTAGCAATCCGTACGTCGTGGAACTCTCGTTGCTAGCAGAAGAACTTGCATTAAATGG TTATGGTCAAGTTATATCATGTGTGTTGACAATGTTCTGCAAGCAGCACCTGTTGACTCTCACCGAACTTTCCTCATCTTCCTCATGGTTCTCTTCACTTTCGAGTATCGTTGGAAATATGTTCATTTCCGATGAATTGTGTTGTCGCAGTCAACAAATTAG GGCAAACAATTCTCTACTCCTTGCCTTGTACGAAGCAATACACTTGAATAGAAACTTCATTACCACCTTAGCCCACACTCAAGCTGACTCAACGCCACCTTCTCCATGCAATACGCTTAACATCAACGACGGTACACCGGATCTGTCCTCGGCTGCAATTCTAGATGCATCGCACTATTCAACGAACTTattcgtttccctttttcaatATTG tTCTATTGTTATGCAAGATCATAAGAGTGAACTCAGCGCAATCAATCTAAAGCTTTGCCTGTTGATTCTCACATGTATCGCCGAAGATCAGTACGCAAACTCGATGATGCACGATACTAATTTGACCTTTAAAGTTTCTTTACACCGAGCCCATATGAGACATCGAAAACTGACATCGGAAAAAGTGGCAAAACCGCAGCCGCTAGCCACAACGTTGCTTG ATCTTCTGGTGGAGTTCATTGTAACTCATCTGCTTAAAAAATTTCCCATAGAACTATACCTGCTATGCATCGGTATAATACATCGGATTATCGTTTACCAAAAGCGCTGCAGAGTGAGACTTGCATACCATTGGAAGGAATTATGGACGGCAATGATAAGCCTGCTGAAGTTTCTTATTTATCAGGAGCAAAATCTTATCAAACGATGCAATATTTTCGAGCTAGCCCTCCAG gtaataaacatatttaatcTTTTCATCACCTATGGGGACACATTTTTGGCCACAACTAACAGCTACGACGAACTGTACTACGAGTTGAATCGCGAAGAAAAAGTGTTCAGTGAATTGCATGCCATGGTGCTGCGGTATGCTTCGATGCAAGACTGCGACCACAAGGAAGATGCAATACGACTCCTGAATGCTCTGTCCAATATTTTGGCCATAATAAAGCATTTCCAGATAAAAATCAAAGAGTGGCTTGCTAGCCAGAGCCTTTCAACGCCAACGGAGCAACAAATTCTCGAGCAGATACAGAAAAATTACGATCTTACGCTTAAACTCCAGGACAGTCTCGACCAGTACGAGCGATACAGCGAGCGACCAAAGCATGTCCTTTTCTTTGCCAATTTAGTGAAGGAAGTCATGGTTGATACGAGGAAAACAGTCTACTATCTTGTGAAGCAAATGAACAAAAGCAATGCACTGGAGAGTACCAGCTTAAACACTACTTCCGGGACCCACGTGGAGAGGTCAGTTCTGCTGGACGGTGCGGAAGCGGACGATATGAACACAACAATGTGA
- the LOC131263736 gene encoding E3 SUMO-protein ligase ZBED1, with protein sequence MENLAITKKLIMSMDRKTCYVWKFFLQQAVPNQYKCKICQKILSVKHKSSFSLKRHLAAKHPTSQCTTSSLLKETTDQRQDQEERSGSSVAQTTVSSILSRRDFLHGLNPLSSSTKTSLDKKLLYLFCNHTLSFDLVEAPDFKALIKTLCPKYNLPTKKKLSNEMLDLAYEEQFAKILNNISKASTVSLTSDGWTNINNDCFFALTAHYIDKDECKLRSFLLECSNFYDRTTAQAISEWLQSVMKKFDIEDKVVCVVTDNAKNIASAVSFLQLENMPCFAHTLNFAITDAINISIKDTIDKVKKIITYYKRNSSATVTLQEFQRHHTHAENDFFLDGPTQWNSTYSMIERFFENKAPINSSLNVLGVNSELIEKDWIIMKEAVDVLHIFESVTQEISAEKHVTISKMKVIVTLLIGKLKARNLTNMTNEVGNLVECLLNNLSKRFSYLSRNTVSLATILDPRFKKKGFGSTEEFDQAVTLLLTEMDKLDAEIQMNFDEDVKDPLELVEVTARDETSIWDDFDTNQIPKVILHTRLSTKKELDNYLAAPLLHRTDDPIEWWNMEKHNLPILYQIMMRTLCIPASAVACERVFSKAGDIETKIRNTLTTSKIGKMLFIKHNNNIE encoded by the exons atggaaaatttGGCTATAACCAAAAAACTCATC ATGTCTATGGACCGTAAAACATGTTATGTCTGGAAGTTCTTTCTACAACAAGCAGTACCAAACCAGTATAAATGCAAAATTTGCCAGAAAATTCTCTCAGTTAAGCATAAATCTTCATTTAGCCTAAAACGTCACCTTGCGGCAAAACATCCAACATCGCAATGCACTACATCTTCTTTGTTGAAGGAAACAACAGACCAAAGGCAGGACCAAGAAGAACGGAGTGGTAGCTCGGTGGCCCAAACAACTGTATCAAGTATTTTATCAAGGCGAGATTTTCTGCATGGATTGAATCCTTTAAGTTCAAGCACCAAAACCAGTTTGGATAAAAAAttgctttatttgttttgcaatcaTACCTTGTCGTTCGATCTTGTCGAGGCACCTGATTTCAAAGCTCTTATAAAAACgttatgcccaaaatataaccTACCtaccaaaaagaaattaagtaATGAAATGTTAGATCTAGCGTACGAGGAGCAATTCGCTAAAATTCTCAACAACATTAGTAAAGCTAGTACCGTTTCCCTAACATCGGATGGATGGACAAATATTAATAATGACTGCTTCTTTGCACTAACCGCTCATTACATTGACAAAGATGAATGTAAACTACGTTCATTTTTATTGGAGTGTAGCAATTTCTACGACAGAACCACGGCCCAAGCTATATCCGAATGGCTGCAAAGTGTAATGAAAAAATTTGATATTGAAGATAAAGTAGTTTGCGTGGTTACTGATAATGCTAAAAATATAGCAAGTGCTGTTAGTTTTTTACAATTAGAAAATATGCCATGCTTTGCCCATACCCTCAATTTCGCCATAACGGATGCTATCAACATTTCGATTAAAGACACTATTGATAAAGTTAAAAAGATTATAACCTATTATAAAAGAAATTCTAGTGCTACGGTTACGCTTCAAGAGTTTCAAAGACATCATACGCATgcagaaaatgatttttttctagATGGGCCAACGCAGTGGAATTCAACATATTCTATGATAGAAAGATTTTTCGAGAACAAAGCTCCCATCAATTCATCGCTCAATGTTTTAGGAGTAAATTCTGAACTAATAGAGAAAGATTGGATTATTATGAAAGAAGCTGTAGATGTACTTCACATTTTTGAAAGTGTCACTCAGGAAATATCAGCCGAAAAACATGTAACCATATCAAAGATGAAAGTAATAGTAACACTGTTAATAGGTAAACTTAAGGCTCGAAATCTAACTAACATGACAAATGAAGTGGGGAACTTGGTGGAATGTTTACTCAACAACTTAAGTAAAAGATTCAGTTACCTAAGTAGAAATACAGTTTCACTAGCAACCATTTTAGACCCTAGATTTAAGAAGAAAGGATTTGGAAGTACTGAAGAATTTGATCAGGCAGTTACACTGCTATTGACAGAAATGGATAAACTAGACGCAGAGATCCAAATGAATTTCGATGAAGATGTGAAAGATCCACTTGAACTGGTCGAAGTTACTGCTAGAGACGAAACCAGTATTTGGGATGATTTCGACACAAACCAAATCCCTAAGGTGATTTTGCACACACGATTATCCACCAAGAAAGAATTGGATAATTATTTAGCTGCGCCCTTATTACATCGCACAGATGACCCTATTGAATGGTGGAACATGGAGAAACATAATTTGCCAATTTTGTACCAGATAATGATGCGAACGCTTTGCATACCGGCATCTGCTGTTGCATGCGAGCGTGTTTTTTCAAAAGCCGGCgatattgaaacaaaaataaggaaTACGTTAACGACTAGTAAAATAGGCAAAATGCTGTTTATTaagcataataataatatcgAGTGA
- the LOC131263735 gene encoding GRIP and coiled-coil domain-containing protein 1 — MENRKSDTSKLKEYESIISSQKEHINRYESRLKDIIVAYKGLAKEKAALETTLQTLSCEGNTIAKKPSTESDGEANTIKNAAQDGTSASHQSSDDQVQKLTKNIATLTSERNRIEEVLKRERNQLRQDMAAKNATIEELTKRLKTFENHQKHRSTTQEDQSLTIRELKKMLDDERNLKEKLELQLGDLKTQFLLNLPERSEGSKRRAGMTYPSPLGDSSEADPNRGDTSVNESLLDLQQELVHLKRQYANAVADEKQRVRLAEERSQRLGEIHEERVANLESRITELSEMIGKYDRLREQDKENILQLKETIAQMKTSDGEEVTKSPSDGLYRESIEDGYGSGDHYKHHAREEVNAAPNEIFDANLLLIGTLEGDKQEKLEMQKEFENYKRGYEQCVAENQKLKEELLSIQEYNRRLLQKLDSLKQTLVYNETEFEMKLAEQTATLKTETAKHNEALCTLQASFESQIGHLQDTLQKQRERSLTVMDEKDEEIKTLRTSLEILSLSTATLRQQDHTTMPAREPQASGSVMVASFGSSPDEQQHLIHYAQEIARKNVEISALRTSKNAMDATLRQTLQEKVMIEENCKEKMSQMAREIERLRRNYQLEGSNLEYLKNVVLSFLLSRDSESKKHMTNAIAAVLKFDDSEIQAVNNVKF, encoded by the exons atggaaaacagaaaatcCGATACTAGTAAATTGAAAGAATATGAATCAATCATCAGTTCGCAGAAGGAGCATATCAATCGATATGAAAGCCGCTTGAAag ATATTATAGTTGCTTACAAAGGATTAGCCAAGGAAAAAGCAGCGTTGGAAACAACGCTGCAAACACTTAGCTGCGAAGGAAACACTATAGCAAAAAAGCCTTCCACAGAATCGGACGGTGAAGCGAACACGATAAAAAATGCGGCACAAGACGGTACCAGCGCTTCCCACCAATCATCTGACGATCAGGtgcaaaaattaacaaagaaCATCGCAACACTGACGTCGGAGCGGAATCGTATTGAAGAGGTTTTGAAGCGAGAACGTAACCAGCTTCGACAAGACATGGCAGCTAAGAATGCAACAATCGAGGAACTAACAAAGCGACTAAAAACGTTCGAAAATCACCAAAAACATCGTTCAACCACGCAGGAAGACCAATCGCTGACGATCAGagagttgaaaaaaatgttagatGATGAGCGCAACTTGAAGGAAAAACTAGAGCTGCAACTGGGGGATCTTAAAACACAATTTCTTCTCAATCTACCGGAACGATCGGAGGGGTCCAAGAGACGAGCTGGAATGACATATCCGTCGCCGCTGGGGGATAGTAGCGAAGCAGACCCAAATAGGGGCGACACTAGTGTAAACGAGTCCTTGCTGGATTTGCAGCAGGAACTAGTTCATCTTAAGCGACAATACGCCAATGCTGTTGCCGATGAAAAGCAACGCGTGAGGCTGGCTGAGGAACGGAGCCAACGACTGggagagattcatgaagagCGCGTTGCTAATCTGGAGTCCCGTATAACAGAACTTAGCGAAATGATTGGAAAATATGATCGTCTTAGGGAACAAGATAAAGAAAACATCCTACAGCTGAAGGAAACGATTGCGCAAATGAAAACCAGTGATGGGGAGGAAGTAACAAAAAGTCCCAGCGATGGTCTCTACCGGGAATCGATAGAGGATGGTTATGGATCCGGAGACCATTACAAACACCATGCTCGTGAAGAGGTCAATGCGGCACCAAACGAAATATTTGATGCAAATTTATTGCTAATCGGAACATTGGAAGGCGATAAGCAAGAGAAGCTGGAAATGCAGAAAGAGTTCGAAAATTATAAAAGAGGATATGAACAGTGCGTGGCGGAAAACCAGAAGCTCAAGGAGGAGCTTCTGTCGATTCAGGAGTATAACAGGCGACTTCTGCAAAAGCTTGATTCCCTCAAGCAAACGCTTGTCTACAATGAAACCgaatttgaaatgaaactgGCCGAACAAACGGCGACATTAAAAACCGAAACGGCGAAACATAACGAAGCGCTATGTACGTTGCAAGCATCTTTCGAGAGCCAAATTGGCCATCTACAAGATACGTTGCAAAAACAACGTGAGCGTTCTTTGACAGTTATGGACGAGAAGGACGAGGAAATTAAAACCCTACGAACATCCCTGGAAATACTTTCTCTTTCGACAGCGACGCTCCGCCAACAGGACCACACGACCATGCCTGCGAGAGAACCGCAAGCATCCGGGTCAGTAATGGTAGCATCTTTTGGCTCTTCGCCAGACGAGCAACAACATCTGATTCATTACGCCCAGGAAATAGCGCGAAAGAACGTGGAAATAAGTGCGCTGCGTACATCAAAAAATGCCATGGATGCAACTCTTCGACAAACGCTTCAAGAAAAGGTGATGATTGAAGAGAAttgtaaagaaaaaatgtcTCAAATGGCACGGGAGATTGAGCGTCTGAGGCGTAATTATCAGCTAGAGGGATCGAATCtggaatatttgaaaaatgtcgTGCTTAGCTTTTTGTTGTCTCGTGACtctgaaagtaaaaaacataTGACCAATGCAATTGCAGCCGTGCTGAAATTTGATGATAGTGAAATTCAAGCTGTAAACAATGTGAAATTCTAG